A single genomic interval of Corylus avellana chromosome ca10, CavTom2PMs-1.0 harbors:
- the LOC132162939 gene encoding L-arabinokinase-like, which yields MLLILGGFLHNLGSGSSSSLVLGGFLHGLGSGSSSSLVLGGLLHGLSSGSSISLVLGGFLHGLGSGSSSSLVLGGLLHSLGRGSSISLVLGGFMHDLGSGSSSSLIFGGFVDIFGSPAGWKLKEEYLPAGWLCLEIPPRFIKLAKDVYTPDLIAASDCILGKIGYGTVSEALAYKLPLIFIRRDHFSEEPFLRKMLEFYQGGVEMIRRDLLSGNWTTYLERAVSLTPCYEGGTSGGELAAHILQDTANGKNYESDKHTGARRLQDARVLGYQPQRVPQSDILVPDWYTPAYNELGLHN from the exons ATGCTCCTCATTCTCGGTGGTTTCTTGCACAACTTGGGTAGTGGGTCTTCGAGTTCTCTCGTTCTCGGTGGTTTCTTGCACGGCTTGGGTAGTGGGTCTTCGAGCTCTCTCGTTCTCGGTGGTTTATTGCACGGCTTGAGTAGTGGGTCTTCGATCTCTCTCGTTCTCGGTGGTTTCTTGCACGGCTTGGGTAGTGGGTCTTCGAGCTCTCTCGTTCTCGGTGGTTTATTGCATAGCTTGGGTAGAGGGTCTTCGATCTCTCTCGTTCTCGGTGGTTTCATGCACGACTTGGGTAGTGGATCTTCGAGCTCTCTCATTTTCGGGGGTTTCGTCGACATCTTCGGTAGT CCAGCTGGTTGGAAGTTAAAGGAGGAGTACTTACCTGCTGGTTGGTTGTGCCTG GAGATTCCCCCTAGGTTTATAAAGCTTGCAAAAGATGTTTACACCCCTGACCTAATAGCAGCTTCTGATTGCATACTCG GAAAGATTGGATATGGCACAGTCAGTGAAGCCCTGGCATACAAGTTGCCATTGATCTTCATACGTCGAGATCATTTCAGTGAAGAACCATTTTTGAGAAAGATGCTCGAG TTCTACCAAGGTGGTGTGGAGATGATTAGAAGGGATTTGCTCAGTGGAAATTGGACAACCTATCTTGAACGTGCCGTTAGCTTGACACCATGCTACGAGGGAGGTACCAGTGGAGGCGAG CTGGCTGCTCACATACTGCAAGATACAGCCAATGGAAAGAATTATGAGTCAGATAAG CATACTGGAGCAAGGAGATTGCAGGATGCAAGAGTACTTGGATATCAACCACAGAGGGTTCCTCAAAGCGATATTCTTGTTCCAGATTGGTATACTCCTGCATATAATGAACTTGGCCTTCATAACTAA
- the LOC132162938 gene encoding disease resistance protein At4g27190-like gives MEVLSAVVTKIAELLVAPIGQWLCYSFDYDNDIRTMDNKVKRLQLARDSVQHSVDSARSNGEENETFVTMWLTKADETIEEARKIVVVEERAHPRWSNGACLILKLRHQLSRKAKKIVQVIDEVLENGRFEKVSYRPAPLGEVSRRQMDYMDFVSRMSTAKGLMEALGDANTNVIGVWGMAGAGKTTLVREVARQAKEKMLFDEMAMAYVTQNPDTRRIQGEIADMLDLKLDAESEIRRADRLMQRLTKHMKTLVILDDIWKKLDLEKIGIPSTGCKVVLTSRDKNLFSCEMGTQKDFGLEELPENEAWNLFEMMVGDCVKDPNLRCTATEVAKECADLPIALVTVAKALKDKDLFQWKDALQLLRRPSPDYLTSMQSTVYSPIELSYSHLESKEVQYFLLLCAEMGYTITYRDLLKYCYGLGFFHGINSLEEARNRLNSNVRNLKDSCLLLDCPHGSDHCHMHDVVRDVATFIASRDHNMFVLRDNSGLKNGQM, from the coding sequence ATGGAAGTTCTAAGTGCGGTTGTAACAAAAATTGCTGAGTTATTGGTTGCACCAATTGGACAGTGGCTATGTTATTCGTTTGACTACGACAACGACATTAGGACTATGGATAATAAGGTAAAGAGATTGCAGTTGGCTAGAGATAGTGTGCAACATTCCGTTGATTCTGCAAGAAGTAATGGTGaagaaaatgaaacttttgttaCCATGTGGTTGACAAAGGCCGATGAAACTATAGAAGAGGCCAGGAAAATTGTTGTAGTCGAAGAAAGAGCGCATCCGAGGTGGTCTAATGGGGCATGCCTGATTTTGAAGCTGCGGCATCAGCTAAGCCGGAAAGCCAAGAAGATAGTGCAAGTTATTGATGAAGTACTGGAAAATGGCAGATTTGAAAAAGTTTCCTACCGTCCTGCTCCACTGGGGGAGGTGTCTAGGAGACAAATGGATTACATGGACTTTGTTTCAAGAATGTCAACTGCCAAGGGACTTATGGAGGCATTGGGAGATGCTAATACCAACGTGATCGGGGTGTGGGGGATGGCTGGTGCGGGGAAGACTACACTGGTGAGAGAAGTTGCCAGGCAAGCCAAGGAAAAAATGTTATTCGATGAGATGGCCATGGCATATGTGACGCAGAACCCAGATACTAGACGAATTCAAGGAGAAATCGCCGACATGCTAGATCTAAAGCTTGATGCGGAGAGTGAAATAAGAAGAGCAGATCGTTTGATGCAGAGATTAACAAAACACATGAAGACACTTGTTATCCTAGATGATATATGGaagaaattggatttggagaaaATAGGAATTCCTTCTACGGGATGCAAAGTAGTACTGACTTCTAGAGATAAGAATCTATTTTCTTGCGAAATGGGCACTCAGAAGGATTTTGGGCTTGAAGAATTACCCGAAAATGAAGCATGGAATTTGTTTGAAATGATGGTGGGTGATTGTGTTAAAGACCCTAATTTGCGATGTACAGCAACTGAGGTAGCTAAGGAGTGTGCAGATCTACCTATTGCACTTGTAACAGTTGCTAAGGCATTAAAAGATAAGGATCTATTTCAATGGAAGGATGCGCTCCAGCTACTCAGAAGACCCTCTCCCGACTACCTCACAAGTATGCAGTCAACTGTATATTCTCCTATAGAGCTGAGTTATAGTCATCTTGAAAGTAAGGAGGTTCAATATTTCTTGTTGCTTTGTGCTGAAATGGGTTACACCATTACCTATCGGGACTTGTTGAAATATTGTTATGGATTGGGTTTCTTTCATGGCATTAATTCTTTAGAAGAAGCCAGAAACAGATTAAATAGCAATGTTCGTAATTTGAAAGACTCTTGTCTATTGTTAGATTGTCCCCATGGTTCTGACCATTGTCATATGCATGATGTTGTTCGTGATGTTGCGACATTCATAGCGTCAAGGGATCATAATATGTTTGTACTGAGAGATAATAGTGGGCTAAAAAATGGCCAGATGTAG